The following coding sequences lie in one Lepidochelys kempii isolate rLepKem1 chromosome 18, rLepKem1.hap2, whole genome shotgun sequence genomic window:
- the ZNF362 gene encoding zinc finger protein 362 isoform X4 has translation MAEPRFNNPYFWPPPPTMPSQLDNLVLINKIKEQLMAEKIRPPHLPPTSVSSQQPLLVPPSPAESSQSIMSLPKLQQVPGLHPQAVPQPDVALHARPATSTVTGLGLASRAPAVSTSESSTGTSTPSTPTSTSQSRLIASSPTLISGITSPPLLDSIKTIQGHSLLGAPKSERGRKKIKAENPSGPPVLVVPYPILASGETAKEGKTYRCKVCPLTFFTKSEMQIHSKSHTEAKPHKCPHCSKSFANASYLAQHLRIHLGVKPYHCSYCEKSFRQLSHLQQHTRIHTGDRPYKCPHPGCEKAFTQLSNLQSHQRQHNKDKPYKCPNCYRAYSDSASLQIHLSAHAIKHAKAYCCSMCGRAYTSETYLMKHMSKHTVVEHLVSQHSPQRTESPSIPVRISLI, from the exons ATGGCGGAGCCTCGCTTTAACAACCCCTACTTCTGGCCGCCCCCTCCCACCATGCCCAGCCAG CTGGACAACTTGGTTCTGATCAATAAAATCAAGGAGCAGCTGATGGCAGAGAAGATCCGGCCCCCTCACCTGCCCCCAACCTCGGTGtcctcccagcagcccctgctggtGCCCCCCTCGCCTGCGGAGAGCAGCCAGTCCATCATGTCCCTCCCCAAACTGCAGCAGGTCCCAGGGCTGCACCCACAGGCCGTCCCCCAGCCTGACGTGGCCCTGCATGCCCGGCCGGCCACCAGCACGGTCACAG GCCTGGGGCTGGCCTCCCGTGCCCCCGCGGTCAGCACCTCGGAATCCAGCACTGGTACCagcaccccctccaccccaacctccACCAGCCAGAGCAGACTCATCGCTTCCTCGCCCACCCTCATCTCAGGGATCACCAGCCCCCCACTCCTGGACTCCATCAAGACAATCCAGGGCCACAGCCTGCTGGGGGCGCCCAAGTCAGAGCGAGGGCGGAAGAAGATCAAGGCGGAGAACCCGTCGGGGCCACCCGTCCTCGTGGTGCCCTACCCCATCCTGGCCTCAGGCGAGACCGCTAAAGAGGGCAAAACCTACAG GTGTAAAGTCTGCCCCCTTACCTTCTTCACCAAGTCGGAGATGCAGATCCACTCCAAGTCACACACAGAGGCCAAACCCCACAAGTGCCCGCACTGCTCCAAATCCTTCGCCAACGCCTCCTACCTGGCCCAGCACCTGCGCATCCACCTGGGCGTGAAGCCGTATCACTGCTCCTACTGTGAGAAATCCTTCCGCCAGCTCTCCCATCTCCAGCAGCAcaccag AATTCACACTGGCGACAGACCCTACAAGTGCCCACACCCTGGCTGTGAAAAGGCTTTCACGCAGCTCTCCAACCTCCAG TCACACCAGCGACAGCACAACAAGGATAAGCCCTACAAGTGTCCGAACTGCTACCGGGCGTACTCAGACTCGGCATCGCTGCAGATCCACCTCTCCGCACACGCTATCAAACACGCCAAGGCCTACTGCTGCAGCATGTGTGGGAGGGCCTACACCTCG GAGACGTATTTGATGAAGCACATGTCCAAACACACCGTGGTGGAACACCTAGTGAGCCAGCACTCGCCTCAAAGGACGGAGTCACCCAGCATCCCAGTGCGGATCTCGCTCATCTAA
- the ZNF362 gene encoding zinc finger protein 362 isoform X3, protein MDRCQGKHRQYIQRMAEPRFNNPYFWPPPPTMPSQVRPPPYPAAREARRGSFLQSWVRSSCRAARSQLDNLVLINKIKEQLMAEKIRPPHLPPTSVSSQQPLLVPPSPAESSQSIMSLPKLQQVPGLHPQAVPQPDVALHARPATSTVTGLGLASRAPAVSTSESSTGTSTPSTPTSTSQSRLIASSPTLISGITSPPLLDSIKTIQGHSLLGAPKSERGRKKIKAENPSGPPVLVVPYPILASGETAKEGKTYRCKVCPLTFFTKSEMQIHSKSHTEAKPHKCPHCSKSFANASYLAQHLRIHLGVKPYHCSYCEKSFRQLSHLQQHTRIHTGDRPYKCPHPGCEKAFTQLSNLQSHQRQHNKDKPYKCPNCYRAYSDSASLQIHLSAHAIKHAKAYCCSMCGRAYTSETYLMKHMSKHTVVEHLVSQHSPQRTESPSIPVRISLI, encoded by the exons AATGGCGGAGCCTCGCTTTAACAACCCCTACTTCTGGCCGCCCCCTCCCACCATGCCCAGCCAGGTAAGACCCCCTCCCTACCCTGCAGCAAGAGAAGCGAGGAGGGGCAGCTTTTTGCAGTCGTGGGTGAGGTCCAGCTGCAGAGCAGCACGATCCCAG CTGGACAACTTGGTTCTGATCAATAAAATCAAGGAGCAGCTGATGGCAGAGAAGATCCGGCCCCCTCACCTGCCCCCAACCTCGGTGtcctcccagcagcccctgctggtGCCCCCCTCGCCTGCGGAGAGCAGCCAGTCCATCATGTCCCTCCCCAAACTGCAGCAGGTCCCAGGGCTGCACCCACAGGCCGTCCCCCAGCCTGACGTGGCCCTGCATGCCCGGCCGGCCACCAGCACGGTCACAG GCCTGGGGCTGGCCTCCCGTGCCCCCGCGGTCAGCACCTCGGAATCCAGCACTGGTACCagcaccccctccaccccaacctccACCAGCCAGAGCAGACTCATCGCTTCCTCGCCCACCCTCATCTCAGGGATCACCAGCCCCCCACTCCTGGACTCCATCAAGACAATCCAGGGCCACAGCCTGCTGGGGGCGCCCAAGTCAGAGCGAGGGCGGAAGAAGATCAAGGCGGAGAACCCGTCGGGGCCACCCGTCCTCGTGGTGCCCTACCCCATCCTGGCCTCAGGCGAGACCGCTAAAGAGGGCAAAACCTACAG GTGTAAAGTCTGCCCCCTTACCTTCTTCACCAAGTCGGAGATGCAGATCCACTCCAAGTCACACACAGAGGCCAAACCCCACAAGTGCCCGCACTGCTCCAAATCCTTCGCCAACGCCTCCTACCTGGCCCAGCACCTGCGCATCCACCTGGGCGTGAAGCCGTATCACTGCTCCTACTGTGAGAAATCCTTCCGCCAGCTCTCCCATCTCCAGCAGCAcaccag AATTCACACTGGCGACAGACCCTACAAGTGCCCACACCCTGGCTGTGAAAAGGCTTTCACGCAGCTCTCCAACCTCCAG TCACACCAGCGACAGCACAACAAGGATAAGCCCTACAAGTGTCCGAACTGCTACCGGGCGTACTCAGACTCGGCATCGCTGCAGATCCACCTCTCCGCACACGCTATCAAACACGCCAAGGCCTACTGCTGCAGCATGTGTGGGAGGGCCTACACCTCG GAGACGTATTTGATGAAGCACATGTCCAAACACACCGTGGTGGAACACCTAGTGAGCCAGCACTCGCCTCAAAGGACGGAGTCACCCAGCATCCCAGTGCGGATCTCGCTCATCTAA